The sequence GGAAGTGCTATATAGGAGGTCATTCGCAGGACCTCTCCAACGATGTTTAAGTTATCAAGAGGCCGATTATGTACTTAGAGAAGTACATGAAGGGTGTTGTGAGAATCACTTGGGAACCCATGCTTTGGCAAGAAAGGTCTTGTTGGGGGGATATTGTTGGCCTAACGTCTTGGAAAGTGCTCAAGAATTGGTCACATCATGTGATAGTTGCCAACGACATGCTCGATTGCAACATCGACCCACAGAGCTGATGAAAGCCATCGTCTTTTCTTGTCCTTTTGATCAATGGGGTATGGACATCATGGGTCCTTTTCCCGTAGCCCCTGCTCAAAAGAAGTTTTTATTGGTGGCGATTGATTATTTCTCGAAGTGGGTAGAAGCTGAGCCTTTGGCTAGGATCACTGAAGGAGATGTGTTGaattttttgtggaaaaatataGTGTGTCGGTATAGGGTACCTAGGAGGCTGATATCCGATAATGGGAGACAGTTTCAAGAAGCTAAGATTCAAGCATGATGTAAGGAGATGAAAATTCAGCAAGCTTTCACATCTATGGCTTACCCTCAAGGTAATGGGCAAGTGGAGGTGACAAATAGATCATTGGTGCAAGGCTTAAAGACTAGACTTGGGAAAGAAAAAGGGAATTGGGTAGATAAGTTGCCAAGTGTCTTGGGGGCGTATCGAACTACACCTAGAGAAGGAACAAAGAAAACTCCCTTAAGCTTGGTTTATGATAATGAAGCGGTGTTGCCGGTGGAAATCGGGATGGAATCATCTAGGGTCATGTTTTATGATGAAGATAATGGAGAAATAAGATTTACTGATCTGGATTTGGTGGAAGAGAAGAGGGAGGCTGCAGCAATTTGGTTGGAAACTTACAAAAGTCGTATGACTCAAGCTTATAACCGTCGAGTTGTCCAGAGAATCTTTCAAGTGGGTGATTTGGTCTTAAAGAAGGTGCAAGAGGAGCAAAGAGGGAAATTGGACCCGAAGTGGGATCGTCCTTTTAAAGTCATTGAGAAGCTTAGCTCGGGAGCCTACtactgatatgaatcttgatgagtATGATTTgcaaacacgattacaatttgaatctcaccctctaaccaataaaCAATAGATCCAAAGTTTTTgctcaatctttgaaacaagtaaaaattgatagaatttttggatttccacctttaatcgacggtacgattaacaacagaaatcacgacaattgaaaccaaagaaaaccttcagataacttgtatctgacaatcttcagtgagagacaatcgacaaacgcttccaagtaattaaaccGAAAAAAGTTTGATCTgaaaaacaaagcaaagctttgaacaaaattcttgagagaatttcaatatttgtgtataaactgaatctgaattattattaataaaataaacaaaagtatttttagtttccaataaaaaataaaggatAAGGCAAAATATAACcttaaagatatcaaagatatcatctagaaagttttctagtataattaaaagactcaaaataggaaaaataatgtcaaaatatcaaaaagtctcgcactCACACAAACACATCGAACTGTGTGTAAAAAAGcatgaggcgcgggcgcgcaaggATGACGCGCGGGTGCGCATAGCTCTCTGTCCATCAGGCGCAGGCGCACGTCAGGAAGGCGCGGGCACGCATGGGATTCTGTCaataaggcgcgggcgcgcatgcctcTCGGGTCCTGTCACTTATTTTcgtgttttctttgatattttctCCACTTTCTGAACTTCTTTGGATTTCAATAATATTGTGACATTCCGAAAAATGATCTTCAGGCATTCCCACTTTTTTATGACAATTCACCATCAATGACTTAAACGCTTCTTTGAATctcttagctcgacctctcgtaattggtcctctAGGCATCTCTAAGGGATTCTTAACCACGTGATCAACATGCGAACattccatgatcgcatcatcctccccttcttgaaaaggatttatCCTTAAATctcgatcatcacctacatcaaacagcgacaaatcagaaacattaaaagtagtacTCACATTGtactcacctggcaaatctAATTTGTTGGCATTGTCATTGATCCGCTCCAAAACTTGGAAAGGTCCATCACCCCTAGGTAGAAGCTTTGAACGTCTCTTTTTCGGAAAATGCTCTTTTCTCAGATACAACTAAACCCAATCACCGGGTTAAAATACAACCTTCTTCCTTCCCTTATTTGCTTGTTTggtatactgcaaattctttttctctATATTCGCTCGTACTTTCTCATGAAAAATCTTCACAAACTCAGCCTTCTTCTTGTCATCcatattaaccctttcactcataggtaacgacatcaaatccaacggagtCAATgggttaaaaccatacacaatttcaaaaggTGAATAATTcatagtagaatgcacactacgattataagtAAATTCAATAAATGACAAGCAATCCTCCCAATTTCTCAAGTTCTTTTTAATGATAGAGCGCAACAATGTCCCTAAAGTTCTATTAACTACCTCGGTCTGTCCATCAGTTTGTGGATGACAACTAGTAGAAAACAACAACTTAGTTCCAAGTTTACAccacaatgttttccaaaagtaactcaaaaatcgagtatccctatcagaaacaatacttctaggcatgccatgcaatctcacaatctcattaaagaacaaatctGCAACATGCGAAGCATCATCTGATTTATGACATGTAATAAAAtgtgccatttttgaaaacctatcaaccacaacataaataGAATCCCTCCCCTTTTAGACCTAGGTACcaagaacaaaatccatagaaatgtctacCCATGGTTCTGTAGGTACTGGAAGTGGAGTATATAACCCATGTGGTTGTGATCTAGACTTTACTTGCTTACAAATCACACACCGCTCACACAttctctcaacatcatgcttcatatacggccaataaaaatgtttatgcaaaatttgatatgtcttagccacaccaaaatgcccCATTAAACCACCACTATGAGATTCTCTAACAAGTAACTCCCTGATTGAAGACTTAGGAATGCACAATTTATCCTCTTTAAACAAATAGCCATCATGCAAGTAAAATTTATCCTTTGGACCACGCATACATGACGCATAAATCTCACTAAAATCAACATCACTCACATACAACTCTTTAACATGCTCAAACCCCAAAAATTTAGAATCTAAAGTAGTTAAGAGCACGTACCTTCGCGACAATGCATCCGCCACTACATTCTCCTTACCTTGCTTGTACTTAATTACATAAGAAAAAGTTTCTACGAACGCTACCCATTTGGCATGTCGTTTGTTCAACTTTTTCTGTCccttgagatgcttcaaagactcatgatcTGTATGAATCACGAACTCTTTCGGCCTCAAGTAATGCTGCCATGTCTCGAGTACCCTCA comes from Henckelia pumila isolate YLH828 chromosome 4, ASM3356847v2, whole genome shotgun sequence and encodes:
- the LOC140861495 gene encoding uncharacterized protein, translating into MKIQQAFTSMAYPQGNGQVEVTNRSLVQGLKTRLGKEKGNWVDKLPSVLGAYRTTPREGTKKTPLSLVYDNEAVLPVEIGMESSRVMFYDEDNGEIRFTDLDLVEEKREAAAIWLETYKSRMTQAYNRRVVQRIFQVGDLVLKKVQEEQRGKLDPKWDRPFKVIEKLSSGAYY